A stretch of the Glycine soja cultivar W05 chromosome 13, ASM419377v2, whole genome shotgun sequence genome encodes the following:
- the LOC114381887 gene encoding probable transcription factor At5g61620 produces the protein MPQLQRRNTRTRWTEEEHRLFLIGMERFGKSNWTNIAQHVVLTKTPSQVASHAQKFFLHHSSVKQSKRQRKIPSIHDITLVSQPVSQHNPVNDQLAEKLHVVPSQQLTDFEGCLAIHLNDQLSRPPSTMAQDLQIQQLPHFVDHDSWVSTPNQQVPKLPHNLLDQDKWIPPLGLQIHQFSDLIDDHIDLAPLPDLLELPLPYLPLPHHLDQEKWIPPQDLQTHQLPHFMDHDNWVSTPNQQFPELPHHLLDQENWTPPLDLEIHQFSDFIDDPLDLDPLHDLLELPLPDLLLKLSHHLDQEKWIPPPNSPIS, from the exons ATGCCTCAGCTGCAGAGGAGAAACACGCGTACTCGTTGGACCGAAGAGGAACACAG GTTATTTCTTATTGGGATGGAGAGATTTGGTAAAAGTAATTGGACAAACATTGCACAACATGTTGTGTTGACAAAAACTCCCTCCCAAGTTGCTAGCCACGCCCAAAAGTTTTTCCTCCACCATAGTAGTGTCAAACAAAGCAAAAGACAGAGGAAAATCCCCAGCATACACGACATAACCCTGGTCTCACAACCAGTTTCCCAACACAACCCAGTAAATGATCAATTAGCAGAGAAACTGCATGTGGTTCCCTCACAACAATTGACAGACTTTGAAGGTTGCTTGGCAATTCACCTCAATGACCAGCTGAGTAGGCCTCCCTCAACAATGGCACAAGATCTGCAAATTCAGCAATTGCCTCACTTCGTTGACCATGATAGCTGGGTTTCAACTCCAAATCAACAGGTTCCAAAATTACCCCACAATCTTCTTGACCAGGATAAGTGGATTCCTCCACTAGGTCTGCAAATTCACCAATTTTCTGACTTAATTGATGACCATATTGATTTGGCTCCTCTCCCTGATCTACTAGAGTTACCTCTCCCTTATCTACCCTTACCTCACCATCTTGACCAGGAGAAGTGGATTCCACCACAAGATCTGCAAACTCACCAACTGCCTCACTTCATGGATCATGATAACTGGGTTTCAACTCCAAATCAACAGTTTCCAGAATTACCCCACCATCTTCTTGACCAGGAGAACTGGACTCCTCCACTAGATCTGGAAATTCACCAATTTTCTGACTTCATTGATGATCCTCTTGATTTGGATCCTCTCCATGATCTGCTAGAATTACCTCTCCCTGATCTACTACTAAAATTGTCTCACCATCTTGACCAGGAGAAGTGGATTCCTCCACCAAATTCACCAATTTCCTGA